Genomic DNA from Sphingomonas hankookensis:
CGAAGCTGCTCGAACCGAACGGTTTCGTGTAATGATTACAAGGAGTTACCGGACAGAGGCGTTTCAAAGTTCACTAAGTTCACACTCGTGCGCAGTGCGTGCGTTGCGTGGACTTGGCCATTCGGCGGCGGCGTGGCGTGTTCCGTTGGAAAGAGCGCCAGCGATCATGACGATGCCGCGAATTGTAGGAAAGGGTCATCGTGGGCGATCGTTTTGCGCTAACGCAGGAAGGACCCCAGCCTTCGCCGGGATGACGCGAGCAGGTGGCATCCGGCCTTAGAGCATGATGACTTCAGGCATAGCCGTTCGTCCTGAGTAGCCGCTGGAGCTTGGCGAAGGGGCGTATCGAAGGACTGCCACAGATGCTTCGATACGGGTCTTCGACAAGCTCAGCCCCTACTCAGCACAAACGGGTAGAGTTCATGTCATTGGATCTAAACGAAAACCGCCCCGTAGATCGCTCTACGGGGCGGAGTCGTGTCAGGCGCCGGCGGCGGCCTTGGTCTTGCCGCCCTTGCGCGGTTTCTTGGGCGCGGCGGGGGTCATTTCGAAGGCGAGGGCATTGTCCTTCAACCGGACCTTCACCTCGCCGCCATGGACGAGCTTGCCGAACAGCAGCTCCTCGGCCAGCGGCTGCTTGATCTTGTCCTGGATCAGGCGGCCCATCGGCCGTGCGCCGTAGAGCTTGTCATAGCCGCGCTCGGTCAGCCACGTCTTCGCTTCGTCGTCCAGATGGATATGGACGCCGCGATCGGCCAGCTGGAGTTCGAGCTGGAGGATGAACTTGTCCACGACGCGCGCGACGACTTCCGGCGGCAGATAGCCGAACGGCACGATCGCATCGAGGCGGTTGCGGAATTCGGGGGTGAAGAGCTTCTTCACCGCTTCCTCCTGCACGTCCTCGCGGTCGATCTGGCCGAAGCCGATCGATTCCTTGGCCATGTCCGATGCGCCCGCATTGGTCGTCATGATCAGGATGACGTTGCGGAAATCGACGGTCTTGCCGTGGTGGTCGGTCAGCTTGCCGTTGTCCATCACCTGCAACAGGATGTTAAACAGGTCGGGATGCGCCTTCTCGATCTCGTCGAGCAGCAGCACGCAATGCGGCTGCTGGTCGATCGCGTCGGTCAGCAGGCCGCCCTGGTCATAGCCGACATAGCCCGGAGGGGCACCGATCAGCCGGCTGACCGAATGGCGCTCCATATATTCGGACATGTCGAAGCGCTGGAGCGGAATGCCCATGATCTCCGACAGCTGACGCGCGACCTCGGTCTTGCCGACGCCGGTGGGGCCGGTGAAGAGATAGTTGCCGATCGGCTTGTCGGGGTCACGCAGGCCGGCGCGCGACAGCTTGATCGCCGAGGACAGCGCCTTGATCGCGTCGTCCTGCCCGAACACCACCCGCTTGAGGTCGAGTTCGAGATTGGCGAGCACGCGGGTATCGTCGGTCGACACGGTCTTTGGCGGGATGCGGGCCATCGTCGCGATGACCGCCTCGATCTCCTTGGCGGTGATCGTCTTCTTCCGCTTGGGCGCCGGCACCAGCATCTGCATCGCGCCGACCTCGTCGATCACATCGATCGCCTTGTCGGGCAGCTTGCGGTCGTTGATGTAGCGCGCCGACAATTCCACCGCCGACTTGATCGAATCGGGGGTGTACTTGACCTTGTGATGCTCCTCGAACGCCGTGCGCAGGCCGGTCAGGATCTTGATCGTATCCTCGACCGAGGGTTCGTTCACGTCGATCTTCTGGAACCGGCGCAGCAGCGCGCGATCCTTTTCGAAGTGGTTGCGGAACTCCTTGTAGGTCGTCGAGCCGATACAGCGAATCTGTCCGCCCGACAGCGCGGGCTTCAACAGGTTCGACGCGTCCATCGCCCCGCCGCTGGTCGCGCCGGCGCCGATGACGGTGTGAATTTCGTCGATGAAGAGGACCGCGTGGGGCAGTTTTTCCAGCTCGGTCACGACCTGCTTCAGCCGTTCCTCGAAATCGCCGCGATAGCGGGTGCCGGCGAGCAGCGCGCCCATGTCGAGCGAATAGATCACCGCAGGCAGCAGCACTTCGGGCACGTCGCCCTCGACGATCTTGCGCGCGAGGCCTTCGGCGATGGCGGTCTTGCCGACGCCGGGGTCGCCCACATAGAGCGGGTTGTTCTTCGAACGGCGGCAGAGAATCTGCACGGTGCGGTCGACCTCGGCCGACCGGCCGATCAGCGGGTCGACCTTGCCGGTCTTCGCCTTCTCGTTCAGGTCGACGCAGAACTGCTTGAGCGCGCTCTCGTTCTTGCCCTTATCGGCAGCCTTGGGGCTTTCCTTTTCCTCGGCACCCTTGGGCGCGGGGGTTTCGGTGGCGGTCGATCCGCCCTTGCCGACGCCGTGGCTGATGAAGCTGACGGCATCGAGGCGGCTCATATCCTGCTGTTGCAGGAAATAGACGGCATAGGTCTCGCGCTCGCTGAACATCGCGACCAGCACATTGGCACCAGTCACTTCGTCACGGCCCGACGACTGCACGTGCAGGATCGCGCGCTGCACGACGCGCTGGAAGCTGCTGGTCGGCGAGGGGTCGGTCGCGGCGTCGAGTTTGAACGTGTCGAGTTCGGTGTCGAGATAATGGGCGACGGTCGCGCGCAGTTCGTCGAGGTCGACGCCGCAGCCGGTCATCACCTTGGCCGCATCGACATCGTCGGTCAGCGCGAACAGGAGGTGTTCGAGCGTCGCATATTCGTGCCGGCGCGAGGATGCGGCCTCGAGCGCCTTGTGCAGCGTGGATTCCAGTGCGGATGCGAAGGATGGCATTCAGTTCACTCCGGTCGGCCGGCGAGAACGCGCCGGCCCTGCGTCCCGGTATCCCGGGTCTCCCCCAATGTCGGTATGCCGCCGCCCGGCATCAAGCGGGGCGGAACATCTCATGACCGGAACAGCGCGTCGGCGCT
This window encodes:
- the clpA gene encoding ATP-dependent Clp protease ATP-binding subunit ClpA; amino-acid sequence: MPSFASALESTLHKALEAASSRRHEYATLEHLLFALTDDVDAAKVMTGCGVDLDELRATVAHYLDTELDTFKLDAATDPSPTSSFQRVVQRAILHVQSSGRDEVTGANVLVAMFSERETYAVYFLQQQDMSRLDAVSFISHGVGKGGSTATETPAPKGAEEKESPKAADKGKNESALKQFCVDLNEKAKTGKVDPLIGRSAEVDRTVQILCRRSKNNPLYVGDPGVGKTAIAEGLARKIVEGDVPEVLLPAVIYSLDMGALLAGTRYRGDFEERLKQVVTELEKLPHAVLFIDEIHTVIGAGATSGGAMDASNLLKPALSGGQIRCIGSTTYKEFRNHFEKDRALLRRFQKIDVNEPSVEDTIKILTGLRTAFEEHHKVKYTPDSIKSAVELSARYINDRKLPDKAIDVIDEVGAMQMLVPAPKRKKTITAKEIEAVIATMARIPPKTVSTDDTRVLANLELDLKRVVFGQDDAIKALSSAIKLSRAGLRDPDKPIGNYLFTGPTGVGKTEVARQLSEIMGIPLQRFDMSEYMERHSVSRLIGAPPGYVGYDQGGLLTDAIDQQPHCVLLLDEIEKAHPDLFNILLQVMDNGKLTDHHGKTVDFRNVILIMTTNAGASDMAKESIGFGQIDREDVQEEAVKKLFTPEFRNRLDAIVPFGYLPPEVVARVVDKFILQLELQLADRGVHIHLDDEAKTWLTERGYDKLYGARPMGRLIQDKIKQPLAEELLFGKLVHGGEVKVRLKDNALAFEMTPAAPKKPRKGGKTKAAAGA